CATTTAAATAGATCTCTCAACACTCAGTTTACATAGCTCAGATGTCCGAATCCTGGAGAAAAATGTTAGATAAAAGCTGCTGTCGGCAGTCATGTCAAACCCACAAGCTTGCAAAGGCTTCATCAAGTGACCTCTTCTTGCTTAATTCTATGCTCCATCCACCTGCCCTTCCACCCCTCTCTGCTCGGAGCTTCATCATTTGTTCAtcatcgaaaccttgcatgtcTAGCCCCCCTCCAACAGTTACTGGTTGAGGAGGTATGCCAGTGGGACGTGGCTGCCCTCCAGCAATTGTGGGGGCGTATTGCCCCGGTGCAGTGATACTGAAGCCCCCTTGTGAGCCTGAGGCAGGGTCCTTcatcaacaaaagcaaaaagagTGTCCAATAATATTTCTTTAGGGCAAAAGATTTTATGTATAAATGTGTGTGCCTGCATGCTCTGTCAGATAGAAATTCTCACGATGATCTACAAACAAAAAGACCCAAAGACATCATAGCCTTCGTCATTGCAATGAATTAGCAGGTAAAACAATGGACCAGCTTCTGTGCTGACTAAAAAGATTACACTTCTCCAGAGCACATTCAATGCTTCACAATCATCATCTTTCTGTACTAAGAAGTAAGAACCAACAGTTCCAGTATCATATCAACCCAAAAAAACAGAAGATAATCAACAAACAGTGAGACATAAACACGTATCATCACTATCAAAGCTTTTATGCCAAACAAATTGGCATTGGCTATATAAGGTAAAGGGTAACAAACTCTCATCCACAAGGATCCCACACCAGAGGCGCAGTTGAGGGTGGGCAATATGTAGATACccttgccccccccccccccccaaaaaaaaaaaaacctatcgAAATTACTTTAAATACTATTTTCAGTAACTCCAGGGATTCCATCAGAAGATCATTTGTATAAGCTCTAAGTTTCAGAGTTTGACGGCCAGTACCACTAACAATAGCAGAAATATAAAGTAAATTCGACATCTAATATTCACCAATTTACATATTAACCAAGAAACTCAAAATTAGGCTTTGGATAACTGCACTGCAATTACAGATTCAACATTAAATGTAATAAGTAAAACTCATAAGCATATAATTTAGTTGCAAAAGAGAATCGGCCACAACTATAATTCAAATAAGGGATATAAAATCACCCCATTCTTACCCTATCAGTTTCAGTTTGGGCAGGAATCCCCTTGCTTGCTGCTACAGCTGCCGCTAGTTCTTCAGCCTGTTGGACAAATATCACAGAATTCATGGAGGCAGGAGCAACTCACATTATACAGTTACTAATCGATATAGAAAAGAACAAAAGGAGGAACTATAGGAACTTTGTAGGAGCAACAAACACATATGTCAGAAATAAGGAACAAAAGTTTTGCTAGTATACCTTCCTGGCTCGATTAATCATTATTTGCTCAGAATTTTCTTCCATGTACTTTGCAATTTTTGCTTCAATAGCAGGAACATCTATTCCTTCAATCAAGTTGAACGCTGTAGCAGAAAGTACGTAAGTTGAACTATCATAAAGAACCTGAGATAACATTTACCATAATCTGTACAACTTACTCATGTCCTCCACTTCCTCCAGGTAATCATTGTATTTTATCAGGGATGGAAAATCGTCTTCTCGCTTATTAAATCTATAAAAAGTAACAAACTTGAGATGGTGAATAATTGCCACCGATGATGCTTAACACAACAATTGATACAAGCTGTCAATTCTATGAGCCCAATGCAACACCTCTATATCCAAAACTATGATTCTCGATTAATGACTATATCCAAAATCAAATCTAAATAAATGTGATGATTCAAGTCAAGATAGTTATTCAATTGCCAGAATTTTGCAGTAGCATCCACATGATTTCATCAAATCAGTCATACATATCTATAAAGCATAAACTACTTGgacaatttaattttacaatttGAGAAGAGCAAAGCAGAGAGAGTAGTACATGCTGGAAATTCTTCTCCTAATCGATATCTCCTTGTTGTGGGGGTTACTACTGGAAACGAACACCATTGTTGATGCTCCTGCAGCCTCTTATTTTCGTTGCTCCTTAATTCACCTTGAACAGATTATTGCTGAGGGCAATGGCACATGCAGCTTCTGAGCCTCAGTTTAGCAACTGCACCAATTCTCAGTATTATGGAGAAATTATCTGCGATTAAGCCATATAATTGAGTCATTACCCAAGATTGTCCTGTTTTGATTGAAGAAACTATAATAATCTCAGTCGTCATAAGTTTAATCGAAAATTTACGACAAagaaaaaagcacaaaacggcCATGAAAGGACGAAAACAGATGGTGTAATTAGGTCAGAGAGATACCATGGTCAGTTCTTGAAGGCTTCAGCTTAATAGGCATTGCAGAGTTGCAGAGACGGGGGCACATTATAGGGAACTGAAAAGAGTGAGGAGGATTGGTCGAATGGGCTGGGTTTTGTTATAGCCCAATTAAACAGGTGTAACAGTTCTAGCCCATATGGTGTCTACCCGGTTCATTTGAACAAAACATGACAATTTTAAAGGCTGGGTTTCGTTACAGCCCAATTAATTAAGGTGCAACAGCTCTAGCCAATATGGTCTCGGCCCCGTCCATTTGAACAAAACATGACAATAAAACATTTTTGGATAGCTTTAGTCACAATCCAGTTTTTTCTAAaaacaccccgtcaactgatttttacaaaGGGTTATCAACTTAGATTGAGTACTTTTAGAAAAAACCGGGATATGACTAAAGTTACCCAACATTTTAAAGGCTGGGTTTTGCTACTGCCCAACTAAACCAGGTGTAATAGTTCTAGCCCATATGGTCTCGGCCCGGTCCATTTGAACAAAAAGTTATACCGTCGATTAAAATCGCATCAGGATAACTAGGAGACCAGTTTAATGGAGGTTTCTTCATATCAACCTTggtcaaacaaaaataaagttcAAAACTAGAGCTATAGCATTACGGCTACATTGAGCCAGGTTCGGATCATCAACAGTCACAACCGATTTAACTTCCTTCACCACGACTCTGGTTGGCTTAGCCACTCACCACCCAAAACACaagaaatattaataaatatcgTCGAAGTTTCATACAACATTCACGAAAATTTACCTTGCACATAGCTCTGAGCTTTTTACATGGGCCATTACTAGGATTCTTCATCAAAACAACTTTCCGAATCCTGGTGCCTGCCTGCATGTCTATATTTAACAGCGCAAGCAACTATTTAGGGGGGAGGGGATGTTTGCTAACTCAACGGTAGAGTACTTGGCTTTTAAGTGCACTTCAATTGGTGTAGAAAAGGCTTGAAATGTTTGTGGAGAAAGTACATCTTGAGCAGATTCATGCCATCATTGCAATTACATTTAGGCTATCTTGCTTGAACCTCACCATCTTCTCCTGAAACATTAAATAAGAATTTTGGAAGAGATGCAATTCGAGGAAGATGCAACAGCAGATCGCCAAAAGAGTGTTCTTGACATGGTAGTTGTCTGCTTACTAGGAGAAACATCTTTCACACCTTTTTCTGATGCTTTCATGTCACCATGGTTTAACTGAACATCTGCCTTCTCACTAGGTTCTTCAGTGCAACTTGCCCCATTGAACTGTGAGGTCTGAACCAAAGATGGGTCTTTCTGCAGAAGGCAACAGAGTGAATTGACCCTCGACATAAGGCATTTCTCATCATCAGGAGTTGTTAATGGAGCATCACTGAGAAGGTACTGTGCCATGTCCTCCAGCATGCCCTGTGATCCATTGTCAGAGAGAGGTAGGTTCCCAGAACCCATCTGCTCAGAAATACAATGTCCAATGTGGTTCACAAGATCACTCATCGACATAGAAGGGTGTAGACATGGAGCTTTAATTTGATCCCAGTTACTTGGCCCCTTTGAATCGACCACCTCACAATTTCCACCCCCTTCAATCGCACGAGTTTCCATCACTAACATCAGCAGAGTCAGTGTGCAtcttaaaaagaataaatattatTGATGATAATCACTAGCACTTATAAAAGCGCTTGAAGATCATACTTATCAACAATAAGCAGCATAGTTTCACAGGACACAGAATTTCATCGCTCTCGAGGCCAATGGTTAAACATTATGCAGGATGCTCCCATTCAAAACTAAACTAATAACCCAATTCAAAACTAATAAGTGAAGTGGAAATTATGACTAAACTAAAAACCCCATTCAAAACAAATGCCAGAGGTTTATCATACCTGAGCTCGAAGAAGGAGCTTCTCTGGACACTTGTTCCAATATTAAACCAGGATGCTCCCCTTTTTCCATCTCCAAGGAAGATGACTGTGCGGCAGATGGTGATGTTAGGTCTTGGAAGCCAGAAATAGAGGATCCCTTAAAATTCTCCACTTGGTTAAATTCATGACCTTCAGATCCATGCAGATCCTCGAAAACAGATGCTCGTGATTCAAAATAAGGGGAATCCAAAATTATCTCCGGCTGTCGGCTTAAAAAGTTCAAACGCATGTCGCACTGGAGAAGCTTCTCAAAATGTTTATTCAACAGCCCTTGTGGGCACTGCAGAAAGTGTTGCCTACGAAAAGCAGAAAGTATACTAAATTATACTGTCGCTGTAGCAAAATTAAGGACCAAACAAATTGCTGCATAAGATAAAATTCTACAAACACCAACCAAATTTAAAAAGGAAGACGCTATTTATAAGCGGAAATAATGTGCTGTAGTTATTTGAATATTTCAGTTTGAAAATGTAGCGAATACCGAGAACataaatttgaacaattttcaaACGTTTCCGTCTCTGTACAGTGATACCAGGTAATAATTGGGTGAGAACCAGAGTTTCGCCCTACCAAGTTTCAGACACACAAGAAATAACCACATTATCCACAAAAAATTGGAAACAGATTCCCATCttataaatcaaacaatatgAGAGAACACAACTTACTTAATGTCACTGTGGACATGAGTAATGGGTATTCAAACTTACTTAATAAATCAAACACTGATAATTGGCAGCTTACCTCGGCAAATGTAAAATCAAACACTGGTAATTGGCAGCTTACCTCAGCATATGTAAGGCAGGTAAACATACACAATCAATAGCCATGAAACAATGCAAAAAAAACAAGCATGATCGTACCTGCGTGTGCTAGCCTGTCCATCGGTAAAGTCTGATGTCGCCTGCCACAAGGTGTGCTTTCTTGGCTGAGGATTAGTCTCCTTGAAGAAAAGCGGCTGTCTGGCGAGCTGCATCACACAAACCATCAATGAATTATCGACTCAACTAGCAGGCACATGAGAGagaagagggggggggggggggagggagagagagagagaggtttacCACAACATTCAATGTCCCTGGTGCATCATCAGGACAATTAGCCCTCAGAGCTGTTATATCTGACCATTGGATCTCTATTTTGCTTTTCAACCCTCCATCAAGAACTTCCCAAACAAGCTTATGCTTAGCAAAGTAGCACTTTCCCACCAAATCACCTTCATATCTTGACTTATACTGCAGTCATACACACTATTACGATTGAAGACTCAAAAGCCATGAATATAAAGTACAAACTACCATCAAAAGTACCTCCCAAGACCCAATCCTCAGAATTGATGCATGAAAATTGGAAGCCTTCAGCTTGTCACTGGCACTCGAACTGGTGGTGCCTTTACCTTCCTTCTTTGCTGCTCCTTTCAAATCTTGATTCTGCACTGCTCCTAGAGCAGATGCACTGCCTCCGGAAAGCCGCATTTGAATTAAGTCCAAAAGC
This genomic window from Tripterygium wilfordii isolate XIE 37 chromosome 9, ASM1340144v1, whole genome shotgun sequence contains:
- the LOC120006373 gene encoding uncharacterized protein LOC120006373 — its product is MVFVSSSNPHNKEISIRRRISSIFNKREDDFPSLIKYNDYLEEVEDMTFNLIEGIDVPAIEAKIAKYMEENSEQIMINRARKAEELAAAVAASKGIPAQTETDRDPASGSQGGFSITAPGQYAPTIAGGQPRPTGIPPQPVTVGGGLDMQGFDDEQMMKLRAERGGRAGGWSIELSKKRSLDEAFASLWV